Proteins encoded in a region of the Elizabethkingia bruuniana genome:
- a CDS encoding serine hydrolase domain-containing protein, whose product MNNTKNTLSGFLIFVMNVIYPQIQNVEKVIDTSIKKDNFNGAVLLAKNGKTELLTYTGLADRHYNISFSDKTKFHIFSLTKTFTAVLIMQLYERGKINLDAPIATYYPEYKGEAAKKASIRNLLTYSSGRENKDISSPEFIHQAYDNTIWDLDDFINTYLSEKLVDQPGTKFSYNNGDYILLGKIIEKIYKKSFEQVLKEEILTPLKMSNTGMLHHNAIMQNIDDGYVADESDAFALHTPTNTYIDNFYAAGAMYSTPKDLLIFDQAVFNHTIIKKSTLDTMLTSNKELGDVALGLWVYPKKFGTINTLFAERQGEGYGHSANWVHLVDKNISLIILSNTKDIKYLNKMRERLISAYYGQ is encoded by the coding sequence ATGAACAATACTAAAAACACACTATCAGGATTTTTAATATTTGTAATGAATGTTATTTATCCACAAATTCAAAATGTGGAAAAAGTAATAGACACAAGTATAAAAAAAGACAATTTCAATGGTGCTGTTCTTCTGGCAAAAAACGGAAAAACAGAATTGCTTACATACACCGGACTTGCAGACAGGCATTATAACATCAGCTTTTCGGACAAAACAAAGTTTCATATTTTCTCACTTACCAAAACATTTACTGCGGTATTAATTATGCAATTGTATGAAAGAGGTAAAATAAATCTGGATGCCCCAATAGCAACCTATTATCCAGAATACAAAGGCGAGGCAGCTAAAAAAGCGTCGATAAGAAATTTACTAACCTACAGCAGCGGACGTGAAAATAAGGATATCAGCTCTCCTGAATTTATTCATCAGGCATATGATAATACGATCTGGGATCTGGACGATTTTATTAATACATATCTTTCTGAAAAATTAGTGGATCAGCCAGGCACGAAGTTTAGTTACAATAATGGTGATTATATCCTACTAGGAAAAATTATTGAAAAAATATACAAAAAGTCTTTTGAACAGGTTTTGAAGGAAGAAATATTAACCCCTCTTAAGATGTCCAATACAGGCATGTTGCATCATAATGCTATTATGCAGAATATTGATGATGGCTATGTTGCAGACGAATCTGATGCATTTGCACTTCATACCCCAACCAATACTTATATCGATAATTTTTACGCTGCGGGCGCAATGTATTCCACACCAAAAGATTTACTAATATTTGATCAGGCAGTTTTTAACCATACCATAATTAAAAAATCTACTCTGGATACCATGCTTACATCAAATAAAGAGTTAGGAGATGTTGCTTTAGGCCTTTGGGTTTATCCTAAAAAGTTTGGCACCATAAATACGTTATTTGCAGAACGCCAGGGAGAAGGTTATGGACATAGTGCTAATTGGGTACATTTGGTTGATAAAAATATCTCATTGATTATTTTGTCTAATACCAAGGATATTAAATACCTGAACAAAATGAGAGAAAGATTAATCTCTGCTTATTACGGACAATAA
- a CDS encoding Crp/Fnr family transcriptional regulator, translating to MKEILDDYETYGPLFLVDREHYEEFCSYLKKITLRKSEYFLKEGEQCEYLGFLKEGLMRTFYINENGEDINFNFHFNHHFFTDYESILQNVKSKMNIKALKDSEIMLLHKDDLQKLYRKEAYWQEFGRKMTEVIYLSAQKRIEELLYYVPERRYYNLLSENPQVFQLIPLKHIASYLGIKPQSLSRIRNRTVKH from the coding sequence ATGAAAGAAATACTTGATGACTATGAAACATACGGACCATTATTTTTAGTAGACAGGGAGCATTATGAAGAATTTTGCAGCTATTTGAAAAAAATAACCTTAAGAAAATCTGAATACTTTCTGAAAGAAGGTGAACAGTGTGAATATTTAGGTTTTCTGAAAGAAGGACTTATGCGAACATTCTATATCAATGAAAACGGAGAAGATATAAACTTTAATTTTCATTTCAACCATCATTTTTTCACAGATTATGAAAGTATTCTTCAAAATGTAAAATCCAAAATGAATATTAAAGCTTTGAAAGACTCCGAAATTATGTTGTTACATAAAGATGATTTGCAAAAATTGTATCGGAAAGAAGCATACTGGCAGGAATTCGGAAGAAAAATGACAGAAGTAATTTATCTAAGTGCCCAGAAAAGAATAGAAGAGCTTTTGTACTACGTTCCGGAAAGAAGATATTATAATTTATTATCAGAAAACCCTCAGGTTTTCCAGTTAATTCCTTTGAAACATATTGCAAGCTATTTAGGGATAAAACCACAATCTCTGAGCAGAATCAGAAACAGAACTGTAAAACATTAA
- a CDS encoding alpha/beta hydrolase produces METNSVTVILVHGAWGDGSHWRHVIENLHNEDYIVRSVQLPLTSLEDDIQKTKDLIDMQEGRVILVGHSYGGAVISGAGHHDKVIGLVYIAAFAPDKGESLGGIFARREQPSGAANIYPDSKGFLWIKYDKFHESFAQDLNPDDSVVMSLSQKPIHGSIFGTEAGEPAWKTKPNWYQVSDQDHMIPPATQKEMAERMDPRRILHLDASHASLATHPKEVTALIKEAVSVMY; encoded by the coding sequence ATGGAAACAAACAGCGTAACAGTTATTTTAGTTCATGGAGCCTGGGGCGATGGATCGCACTGGAGACACGTTATCGAAAATCTTCACAATGAAGACTATATTGTAAGAAGTGTTCAACTGCCATTAACATCTTTAGAAGATGATATTCAGAAAACAAAAGACCTTATTGACATGCAGGAAGGCAGAGTCATTCTTGTAGGTCATTCTTATGGTGGAGCCGTAATTTCTGGCGCAGGCCATCACGACAAAGTTATTGGCCTTGTATATATTGCAGCCTTTGCACCAGATAAGGGTGAAAGCCTGGGTGGTATTTTTGCCAGAAGAGAACAGCCCTCAGGCGCTGCCAATATTTACCCGGATTCCAAAGGTTTCTTATGGATCAAATATGACAAATTCCATGAGAGCTTTGCACAGGATCTGAATCCTGATGATTCAGTGGTAATGTCTTTATCACAAAAACCAATTCACGGAAGTATTTTCGGAACAGAAGCTGGTGAGCCTGCGTGGAAAACCAAACCAAACTGGTATCAGGTTTCCGATCAGGATCATATGATACCACCAGCCACACAGAAAGAAATGGCAGAACGTATGGACCCGAGAAGGATTTTACATCTGGATGCCAGCCATGCATCATTGGCAACACATCCAAAAGAAGTTACAGCTCTTATTAAGGAGGCTGTAAGCGTTATGTATTAA
- a CDS encoding serine hydrolase domain-containing protein has protein sequence MKPILISFLAFIVCQQISAQEVNYDEANRKTDAFIQKKMKDLSIPAIAVAVIKNGKIVKKTVYGTANIEWNDKVTPHSAFQIASCTKLLTSTLLLKSIYNKKIDLYESLGKYLDSIPEAWKKIKITNLISHSSGIPEFYESNTYLPTKEIVKQLKDKPLIFEPGTKEQYGQSDFMVLSYIFEKIYNKPFTKILHDEVIIPLGMTDGGYDMEYKVDGRFLKTDLIKEKVITYYDDAGKLVSYKFLYPQYTYPGGGYFASINDMANWAAGLDKSRLFPLDFANELVYSSEKLGDKTAEFSKVGWALENDGNIYYGGHSGGPGLGDVLRFPKEKITIITLSNDGELYPQFSRAIASWYIKGLSQKLEIKKFDR, from the coding sequence ATGAAACCAATCTTAATTAGCTTTTTAGCATTCATCGTGTGCCAGCAAATTTCTGCACAGGAAGTAAATTATGATGAGGCAAACCGAAAAACAGATGCCTTTATTCAGAAAAAGATGAAAGACCTCAGCATTCCGGCTATTGCTGTTGCTGTAATAAAAAACGGAAAAATAGTGAAGAAAACTGTGTACGGAACAGCGAATATAGAATGGAATGATAAAGTTACACCACATTCTGCTTTTCAAATTGCCTCTTGTACCAAACTACTTACCTCTACTCTCTTGCTGAAAAGCATTTATAATAAAAAAATAGACTTGTATGAATCGCTGGGTAAATATCTGGATTCAATTCCTGAAGCGTGGAAAAAAATAAAAATAACAAATCTGATTAGCCATTCCAGTGGAATCCCTGAATTTTATGAGAGCAATACCTATCTGCCTACTAAAGAAATCGTAAAACAGCTAAAAGATAAACCATTGATTTTTGAACCCGGGACAAAAGAACAATATGGACAGTCGGATTTCATGGTATTGTCCTATATTTTCGAAAAAATATACAACAAGCCCTTTACCAAAATTTTGCATGACGAAGTAATTATTCCATTGGGTATGACTGATGGCGGATATGATATGGAATATAAAGTAGATGGCAGGTTTCTAAAGACAGATTTGATAAAAGAAAAAGTGATTACCTATTACGACGATGCCGGTAAACTGGTTAGTTATAAGTTTCTTTATCCACAATATACCTATCCGGGAGGTGGATATTTCGCGTCTATTAATGATATGGCTAACTGGGCAGCCGGACTGGATAAGAGTAGATTATTCCCATTGGATTTCGCAAATGAACTGGTATACAGCAGCGAAAAACTGGGAGATAAAACCGCTGAATTCTCAAAAGTAGGCTGGGCCTTGGAAAACGACGGAAATATATATTATGGAGGACATAGCGGTGGTCCGGGACTTGGAGATGTTTTAAGATTCCCGAAAGAGAAAATAACCATAATTACCTTATCAAATGACGGAGAATTATATCCTCAGTTCTCACGGGCTATTGCATCGTGGTATATAAAGGGCTTATCCCAAAAATTAGAAATAAAAAAATTCGACAGATAA
- a CDS encoding CynX/NimT family MFS transporter has product MKYETRKEASVFLLLINVLVVILVSSNLRSPITAVGPVLDQIGSTLHLDHFQSSLLTSIPLFMFASCSVLVSRFSHKLSINRFLLYALIILSFGLFLRVFGSVWTLFAGSVFIGLGIAIGNVITPGYIKNNFPKQIGLMTGIFAVAMNLTAALASGYSISIGKWTGYGWQGSLGIWLVIALLALLVVVLELIFNKSTAQQQKTDMTKSDFNMFKSAQAWNISIFMGLQSLVYYSLVSWLPAVLGDYGMTGNAPGWVLFAIQIAMLPITFVGPIIANKMKDQKIMIFFVCVPMLASVLMFAWLKSDWVYFTAVLLGLSNGLSFSLSILFFSLRTKSSANAIKISGMAQSVGYLIAAFGPPVFGKLHDWGSGWQSSFYFLAAAVLLMFFFGFRAAGRRYVED; this is encoded by the coding sequence ATGAAATACGAAACAAGAAAAGAAGCCTCAGTTTTTTTATTACTGATTAATGTTTTAGTTGTTATACTGGTATCCAGTAACCTCAGATCTCCTATAACGGCTGTTGGTCCGGTATTGGATCAGATAGGGAGCACCCTGCATCTGGACCATTTTCAGAGCAGTCTGCTGACTTCTATCCCTTTATTTATGTTCGCCAGTTGTTCGGTATTGGTTAGTCGTTTTTCACATAAACTCAGCATTAACAGATTTTTACTTTATGCACTTATTATACTTAGTTTTGGCCTGTTTCTAAGGGTGTTTGGCTCTGTATGGACTCTATTTGCAGGCTCTGTTTTTATTGGTCTTGGGATTGCCATTGGTAATGTAATAACACCCGGGTATATCAAAAATAATTTTCCAAAACAGATTGGCCTTATGACCGGAATATTTGCTGTAGCAATGAATCTTACTGCTGCTCTGGCGTCCGGCTACAGTATCAGTATCGGGAAATGGACAGGATATGGCTGGCAGGGTTCTCTGGGGATATGGCTTGTTATTGCATTACTAGCTTTATTGGTTGTTGTACTAGAGCTCATTTTCAATAAAAGTACAGCACAGCAACAGAAAACAGATATGACCAAATCGGATTTTAATATGTTTAAATCGGCTCAGGCATGGAATATTAGTATATTTATGGGATTGCAGTCTTTGGTATATTATAGCCTTGTATCCTGGCTGCCTGCTGTTTTAGGTGACTACGGAATGACAGGTAATGCACCGGGTTGGGTATTGTTTGCCATTCAGATTGCGATGCTTCCTATTACATTTGTGGGGCCTATTATAGCTAATAAGATGAAAGATCAGAAAATTATGATATTTTTTGTCTGTGTACCTATGCTGGCAAGTGTACTTATGTTTGCATGGCTTAAGTCTGACTGGGTCTATTTTACAGCTGTATTATTGGGACTGTCAAACGGATTATCGTTCAGTCTTTCGATTCTGTTTTTCTCACTGCGTACAAAGTCCAGTGCCAATGCCATTAAAATATCCGGAATGGCACAATCTGTTGGTTATCTTATAGCAGCCTTCGGACCTCCGGTATTTGGTAAGTTACATGATTGGGGTTCTGGTTGGCAGAGTTCTTTTTATTTTTTGGCAGCTGCAGTTCTTCTGATGTTCTTTTTCGGATTCAGAGCAGCAGGCAGGAGATATGTAGAAGATTAA
- a CDS encoding helix-turn-helix domain-containing protein produces MSCSQNPINIDDIEKPYFVWFEDNWIHDDELHSHHKGQLVYVESGFQYLTVEGKIYLLPQNHAAWIPSGHIHKTNSHSEKIKLMIMFFDVEKDIPFYNEVSVFLVPPVLKEMIKYAEKWSKKIQEDPHETLFLKALSNELPQFVARSLQLHISPPEDKRLCKAIDYLHEHYTEDLSMEDLSEIAALSLRTLERIFKKETGLTLSKYQQMLRIIKSLELLSDQQWTISEIAFKTGYKSLQAYTNSFFSVMQYRPSEFLKKLV; encoded by the coding sequence ATGAGCTGCAGCCAGAATCCTATCAATATAGATGATATAGAAAAACCCTATTTTGTTTGGTTTGAAGACAACTGGATACATGATGATGAATTGCACTCGCATCATAAAGGTCAGTTGGTATATGTGGAAAGCGGCTTCCAATATCTGACAGTTGAAGGAAAGATTTACCTTTTACCACAAAACCATGCTGCATGGATACCATCAGGGCATATTCACAAAACCAACTCACATTCGGAAAAGATAAAATTGATGATTATGTTTTTCGATGTGGAAAAAGATATTCCTTTTTACAATGAAGTAAGTGTTTTTCTAGTACCTCCGGTTTTAAAAGAGATGATTAAATATGCTGAAAAGTGGTCAAAAAAGATACAGGAGGATCCACACGAAACTTTATTCCTAAAGGCTTTGAGCAATGAACTCCCACAATTTGTTGCGCGATCACTGCAACTGCACATCAGCCCGCCGGAAGATAAAAGACTGTGTAAAGCCATTGATTATCTTCACGAACATTATACAGAAGATTTGAGTATGGAAGATCTTAGCGAAATTGCTGCTCTGTCCTTGCGTACACTGGAACGGATTTTCAAAAAAGAAACAGGATTAACGCTAAGTAAATACCAACAAATGCTCCGCATTATTAAAAGTCTGGAATTATTGAGTGACCAGCAATGGACCATTTCTGAAATAGCTTTTAAAACAGGTTATAAAAGCCTGCAGGCATATACCAATAGTTTCTTTTCTGTTATGCAATACCGTCCCAGTGAGTTTCTGAAAAAACTAGTTTAG
- a CDS encoding TonB-dependent receptor — MLKRLFSFCLIPLLLLFATGFSFAQKKDTTRIREVEAVDIFKKNTRTVLPPQKLTSDIIEKLNNNSVADALRYFSGVQIKDYGGVGGLKTVDIRSLGAQQVGVFYDGIPIGNAQNGIVDLGKFSLDDLEEITLYNGQKSDIFQPAKDFGSSGTIYLQPKKPVFRESRTTNLTVRTKSGSIQTFNPSFRLEQKLSNSVSASFSGEYLDTDGIYKFRYYRKYLNGQIAYDTIAKRHDADVKAKRFETSINGDLKNGKWDLRAYAYLSNRGLPGAIVNGRFGDEGQRLKDANYFVQGSWMQKIFPKVQTQLKAKFAYDYNRYIDTLAPQRPKIDNQYIQREFYISSSTLYQINNNWDAAISADFQYNNMAANLYNFSYPKRYTTLLALAMNYRWGRLKAQGSLLGTFVQNKVLQNAAPGDENKWTPALFINYQPFSQHEFYLKAFYKQVFRLPTFNEMYYKTLGMSLLKPEFTHQYDFGFTYRKNFSRGIVKNISLNVDGYYNNVTNKITSTFNGNMFIWMNLSLGKVEIIGTDVNLQSELELGQWRIRPLLTYTYQRARDFTDPKKSYYGHQIPYTPWNSGSFALMTEYKSWGLNYSFVYVGERYDSSQNNIQYNYLLPWYTHDLSVQKTFKLNKHQLKASFEVNNLFNQYYDVVLNYPMPGRNFRFILNFTL; from the coding sequence ATGCTAAAAAGACTATTCTCTTTCTGTTTAATTCCCTTGCTTCTGCTTTTTGCAACCGGGTTTTCTTTTGCACAGAAAAAAGATACAACACGAATAAGAGAAGTTGAGGCTGTAGACATTTTCAAAAAAAATACACGTACTGTTCTCCCGCCTCAGAAGTTAACATCTGATATTATTGAAAAGCTAAATAATAATTCAGTTGCCGATGCGCTTCGATATTTTTCCGGTGTTCAGATTAAAGATTATGGTGGTGTCGGCGGACTAAAGACAGTTGATATCCGAAGTCTCGGAGCACAGCAAGTTGGTGTTTTCTATGATGGAATTCCCATCGGAAATGCACAAAACGGAATTGTAGATCTTGGCAAGTTTTCTCTGGATGATCTGGAAGAAATAACATTATACAATGGTCAGAAAAGTGACATTTTCCAACCTGCAAAAGATTTCGGAAGCTCGGGGACCATTTATCTTCAGCCTAAAAAACCCGTATTCAGAGAAAGCAGGACAACCAATCTTACAGTCCGCACGAAAAGTGGTTCTATACAAACTTTCAATCCTTCTTTCAGATTAGAGCAAAAGCTTTCTAATTCTGTTTCTGCATCCTTTAGCGGAGAATATCTGGATACTGACGGAATTTATAAGTTCAGATATTACCGGAAATATCTAAATGGTCAGATTGCCTATGATACCATTGCAAAGCGACATGATGCAGATGTAAAGGCAAAGCGATTTGAAACCAGCATTAACGGAGATCTGAAAAACGGAAAATGGGATCTGAGAGCCTATGCCTATTTATCTAACCGTGGGTTACCGGGCGCTATAGTGAACGGACGATTCGGCGACGAAGGCCAAAGACTAAAAGATGCCAATTATTTTGTTCAGGGAAGCTGGATGCAGAAAATCTTTCCAAAAGTACAAACACAGCTGAAAGCTAAATTTGCATACGATTACAATCGTTATATAGATACCCTTGCACCTCAGCGTCCAAAAATCGACAATCAGTATATACAACGGGAATTCTACATCTCCTCCTCTACCCTTTACCAAATTAACAATAACTGGGATGCAGCTATTTCCGCAGACTTTCAGTACAATAATATGGCAGCAAATCTTTACAATTTCAGTTATCCCAAACGTTATACCACCCTTCTTGCTTTAGCTATGAATTATCGTTGGGGAAGACTGAAAGCACAGGGAAGTTTACTCGGAACCTTTGTCCAGAATAAAGTTTTACAAAATGCTGCACCGGGAGATGAAAATAAATGGACGCCTGCCCTTTTTATCAATTACCAGCCCTTCAGTCAACATGAATTTTATTTAAAGGCTTTCTATAAGCAGGTTTTCAGGCTTCCTACTTTCAATGAAATGTATTACAAAACATTAGGGATGTCACTCCTGAAACCCGAATTTACACACCAGTATGATTTTGGTTTTACCTACCGGAAAAATTTCTCACGGGGAATCGTAAAAAATATCAGTCTTAATGTTGACGGTTACTACAATAATGTCACCAATAAGATTACTTCAACCTTTAATGGTAATATGTTTATCTGGATGAATCTGAGTCTGGGCAAAGTAGAAATTATAGGAACAGATGTCAATCTTCAAAGTGAATTGGAATTAGGTCAATGGCGCATACGCCCGCTCCTTACTTATACCTACCAAAGAGCAAGAGATTTTACAGATCCTAAAAAAAGTTACTACGGCCATCAGATTCCTTATACTCCATGGAACAGTGGCAGCTTTGCTCTGATGACAGAATACAAATCATGGGGCTTGAACTACAGTTTTGTATATGTAGGCGAGCGCTATGATTCCAGCCAGAATAACATTCAGTACAATTATTTGCTTCCGTGGTATACTCATGATCTGTCTGTGCAAAAAACTTTTAAACTGAATAAACATCAGTTGAAAGCATCTTTCGAAGTCAATAATCTTTTCAATCAATACTATGATGTTGTACTTAACTATCCTATGCCCGGACGCAACTTCAGGTTTATTTTAAATTTTACCTTATGA
- a CDS encoding YncE family protein encodes MKFKNLAYLLFIVFLTSCRGDQYIIQKETEEITPPQNIATRGFYLLNEGNMNSNKATLDYFDYTKGTYSRNIYAEANPNVVKEMGDVGNDIKIYGSKMYVVVNASNKVEVLDSRTAKKIKSITVENGRYLAFANGKAYVSSYAGPISVDPKAPLGKVMEIDTISLSVTREAVVGYQPEEMAVVKNKLYVANSGGYRVPNYDRTISVIDLANFKEATKYDIAINLNRLKADSNGDLYVTSRGDYLTASSNLFVVDSQTGTIKKTFNIPINNFTIVNDKLYYLGNEFNYNTKKTVKSYGIIDLKTKEIISKKLFDSKYETEIETPYGIAVNPITEDLYITDAGNYVSTGSLYCFDKNGTFKWKTEGGNIPAHFAFLYK; translated from the coding sequence ATGAAATTCAAAAATTTAGCATATCTGTTATTTATTGTTTTCCTTACTTCCTGTCGCGGAGATCAGTATATCATACAAAAAGAAACCGAAGAGATAACTCCTCCACAAAATATAGCAACCAGAGGCTTTTATCTTCTTAACGAAGGCAACATGAACAGCAATAAAGCTACCCTGGATTACTTTGACTATACTAAAGGTACTTACTCACGCAATATCTATGCAGAAGCCAATCCAAATGTGGTAAAAGAGATGGGTGATGTTGGTAATGATATTAAAATTTATGGCAGCAAGATGTATGTTGTGGTAAATGCTTCCAATAAAGTTGAAGTACTGGATTCCAGAACTGCAAAAAAAATAAAAAGCATTACAGTAGAAAATGGCAGATACCTAGCCTTTGCGAATGGCAAAGCTTATGTCTCTTCTTATGCAGGACCTATATCTGTAGATCCGAAAGCACCGCTGGGAAAGGTGATGGAAATAGACACTATTTCTTTATCGGTTACCCGCGAAGCTGTAGTTGGCTACCAACCAGAGGAAATGGCTGTTGTAAAAAACAAACTTTATGTGGCTAACTCCGGAGGCTATCGTGTACCTAATTATGATAGAACGATATCGGTAATTGATCTCGCCAATTTTAAAGAAGCAACCAAATACGATATTGCTATTAATCTTAATAGGCTGAAAGCAGATTCCAATGGTGATCTCTACGTAACCTCCAGAGGGGATTATCTGACTGCTTCTTCAAACTTATTTGTTGTAGACAGCCAAACCGGTACTATAAAAAAGACATTCAATATTCCGATCAATAACTTCACAATTGTTAATGATAAACTTTATTATCTCGGCAATGAATTTAACTATAATACAAAAAAAACTGTAAAGTCTTACGGTATTATTGATCTCAAAACCAAAGAAATAATTTCTAAAAAGCTATTTGATTCCAAATATGAAACAGAAATAGAAACTCCTTATGGCATTGCTGTAAATCCAATCACAGAAGATTTGTATATAACCGATGCCGGTAACTATGTTTCTACAGGAAGCCTGTACTGTTTCGACAAAAACGGAACCTTCAAATGGAAGACTGAAGGTGGAAATATCCCGGCACATTTTGCCTTTTTATATAAATAA
- a CDS encoding DUF5074 domain-containing protein translates to MRKVYTSFALPLLSFLALSSCSNDDFVEPLESAPSAVVSTQGFYVANEDWFGHDNGSVNYFKNDGSIIYRAYRAANNGEKLGVTTQFATIYGNNAYLISKQKNRLVVADAKTLKMKAVLTEIGGDGRAFVGINPKKAYISTGNGISIFNIETLKVEGNISGVSGQTGNMLLVGDYVIAITQSKGAYVINTKTNTVEKLISGTDFASVVQSKDGKVWIGANKKLIQIDPYTLEKTDEIDITNAPIGATWYAWTAGSLSASTKQNVLYWTKGNSVVKYNIATKSLNTSFYDLGKDDQGIQLSFYGAGLRVDPLTDKLVLTVKRNGWGEAGSYNWIHIVGNTGALEKSIVVNGGNGTSSQDERYYWFPAVPFFEDVNAPEILLNKIIIAPGKRRAIALNDKIVDADNISSSIVKSISAKGTELATYELKTDSLIIKAKELTGKERITISAVSNGKYVEKTVNIDVTQ, encoded by the coding sequence ATGAGAAAAGTATATACCTCTTTTGCTTTACCTTTATTGAGCTTTCTAGCGCTGTCATCATGTTCTAATGATGATTTTGTTGAACCCTTAGAATCTGCTCCTTCAGCAGTAGTATCTACACAAGGATTTTATGTTGCCAACGAAGACTGGTTCGGCCATGATAACGGATCTGTAAACTATTTTAAAAATGATGGTTCTATTATATACAGAGCATACCGTGCAGCCAACAACGGCGAAAAACTTGGAGTAACTACACAATTTGCCACTATTTACGGTAACAATGCTTACCTAATATCCAAACAAAAAAACAGATTAGTTGTGGCAGATGCCAAAACTTTAAAAATGAAAGCTGTGCTTACCGAAATCGGTGGTGACGGTCGTGCCTTTGTAGGTATCAACCCTAAAAAAGCTTATATCTCTACAGGCAACGGAATTTCTATATTCAATATTGAAACGCTAAAAGTAGAAGGTAATATCTCGGGAGTGAGTGGGCAAACGGGAAATATGCTTTTAGTGGGTGATTATGTAATTGCTATTACACAATCAAAAGGAGCTTATGTAATCAATACCAAAACCAACACTGTAGAGAAATTAATCAGCGGAACCGACTTTGCTTCTGTTGTACAAAGTAAAGATGGTAAAGTATGGATAGGAGCCAATAAAAAATTAATCCAGATCGATCCTTATACATTAGAAAAAACGGACGAAATTGATATTACAAATGCTCCAATCGGTGCAACATGGTATGCATGGACTGCGGGAAGCCTTTCTGCAAGTACAAAACAAAATGTATTGTATTGGACAAAGGGAAATTCAGTTGTGAAATATAATATAGCAACTAAATCACTTAATACTTCTTTTTATGATTTAGGTAAAGACGATCAGGGTATACAGCTTTCTTTTTACGGAGCAGGACTGCGTGTAGATCCATTGACAGATAAACTTGTATTAACGGTAAAACGTAATGGCTGGGGCGAAGCCGGCAGTTACAACTGGATACATATCGTAGGCAATACCGGTGCTTTAGAAAAGAGCATTGTTGTAAATGGAGGTAATGGTACCAGTTCCCAAGACGAACGTTATTACTGGTTCCCGGCAGTACCGTTCTTCGAAGATGTAAATGCGCCAGAAATTTTATTGAACAAGATAATTATAGCACCAGGAAAAAGAAGAGCTATTGCCCTGAATGATAAGATTGTTGATGCTGATAATATTTCTTCTTCTATTGTAAAATCTATCAGCGCTAAAGGAACTGAACTTGCCACTTACGAGCTGAAAACAGATTCCCTTATTATCAAAGCTAAAGAATTGACAGGAAAAGAAAGAATTACCATTTCAGCAGTTTCTAATGGTAAATATGTAGAAAAAACAGTCAATATAGACGTTACACAATAA